The genome window GACAAGAGTAATAGAGCTGGCAGATGTGGTTATCAAGTTTGCAGGAGACTCCGGAGACGGAATGCAGCTGACAGGAACACAGTTTTCAGAGACATCTGCCCTGCTTGGAAATGATGTGGCCACCTTCCCCGATTATCCTTCTGAAATCAGGGCTCCTCAGGGAACTGTGGCTGGTGTTTCTGGTTTTACGGTTCATATCGGACATAAAGAAATATATACCAGTGGTGATTTGGCCGATGTTTTGGTAGCCATGAATCCGGCTGCCCTCAAGGTTAATATGAAATGGATTAAAAGAGGAGCTACCATAATTTTAGATTCTGATAATTTTAATGAAAAAAATTATGAAAGGGCAGGTTACACTGAAAGCCCTTTTAATGACAACAGCCTTGTCGGATACAATGTGGTGAAAGCTCCCATCACTACTTTGACACAAAAAGCACTGGAGGGGATGGGGCTGGATAATAAAACCGTTGTGAGGTCGAAGAATATGTTTGCCCTTGGCATGCTTTACTGGTTGTTTAACAAAGAGTTGACTCCGTCAGAAAAATATTTTGAAAAGAAGTTTAAAAGCAAACCGGTACTGATAGAAGCCAATAAAAAGGTTTTACGTGCCGGATACAATTTTGCCTTCACCTTACAGGAAATGGATGTCATTTACAAAGTTCCTCCTTTACAGGATGCACCGAAAGGAAAATACAGGAATATCACCGGTAATGTTGCTACTGCATGGGGGCTTATTGCTGCTTCACAAAAGTCGGGGCTTCCGCTCTTTTTAGGTTCCTATCCCATTACTCCGGCATCCGAAATATTGCATGAACTGAGTAACAGACTGGATTTTGGCGTAAAAGCATTTCAGGCAGAAGATGAAATTGCAGGGATATGTTCGGCTATAGGGGCAAGTTTTGCAGGTAATCTGGCAGTAACCACCACCTCAGGCCCGGGCTTGTCGCTTAAATCGGAAGCCATTGGCCTGGCAGTGATGACAGAGTTGCCCATTGTAATTGTTGATGTACAACGTGGAGGCCCTTCTACCGGATTACCAACCAAAACCGAACAATCTGATCTGATGCAGGCTTTGTATGGCAGAAACGGAGAAGCTCCCTGTATTGTTATAGCCGCCTCTTCATCTTCCGATTGCTTTTATTATGCCTATATGGCTGCCAAAATGGCTCTTGAACACATGACCCCCGTCATTTTGTTAACCGATGGTTATCTGGGAAATGGCTCTGAACCTTTAAAAATTCCAAAACTCAGCGAATTGCCCGATATTAAAACCATGTTGGTACCGGAAGGGACAAAAGAATATTATCCCTACAAACGTGATCCTGAAACGCTTGCACGCTATTGGGCTGTACCTGGAATGCCGGGTTTGCGTCATAGAGTGGGAGGCCTCGAAAAACTGGATGTTATCGGTACCGTTTCTCACGATCCGCTCAATCATCAGAAAATGACAGAATTAAGACAGGAAAAGGTTTTAAGGGCTGTTAAAGATGTTCCGCCCCTGAAAGTTCACGGGGCACAGGAAGGTGACCTTCTTGTTGTTGGCTGGGGAGGTACCTATGGCTCCCT of Sphingobacteriales bacterium contains these proteins:
- a CDS encoding 2-oxoacid:acceptor oxidoreductase subunit alpha, yielding MVKKTRVIELADVVIKFAGDSGDGMQLTGTQFSETSALLGNDVATFPDYPSEIRAPQGTVAGVSGFTVHIGHKEIYTSGDLADVLVAMNPAALKVNMKWIKRGATIILDSDNFNEKNYERAGYTESPFNDNSLVGYNVVKAPITTLTQKALEGMGLDNKTVVRSKNMFALGMLYWLFNKELTPSEKYFEKKFKSKPVLIEANKKVLRAGYNFAFTLQEMDVIYKVPPLQDAPKGKYRNITGNVATAWGLIAASQKSGLPLFLGSYPITPASEILHELSNRLDFGVKAFQAEDEIAGICSAIGASFAGNLAVTTTSGPGLSLKSEAIGLAVMTELPIVIVDVQRGGPSTGLPTKTEQSDLMQALYGRNGEAPCIVIAASSSSDCFYYAYMAAKMALEHMTPVILLTDGYLGNGSEPLKIPKLSELPDIKTMLVPEGTKEYYPYKRDPETLARYWAVPGMPGLRHRVGGLEKLDVIGTVSHDPLNHQKMTELRQEKVLRAVKDVPPLKVHGAQEGDLLVVGWGGTYGSLLTAVLELHQEGKKIGLAHFNYIYPMPTNVEEIFSRFKKIIVCELNMGQFANFLRMQHQKFQYHQFNKVQGLPFMVFELKEKFVKMLES